One segment of Salvia splendens isolate huo1 chromosome 20, SspV2, whole genome shotgun sequence DNA contains the following:
- the LOC121780879 gene encoding uncharacterized protein LOC121780879, translated as MTTPSLRPPHFESFKLPHFTTTAIPIAAAATSFTRFVSLSSPSLGHGRFAPSCYCSLPRKKLLFGHDGVQQSIGEYVEEDKNEIQVLGSDEEVSTQIPTQAQSIVEGSGAVMVSEYRPAPDVDYLQELLAIQQQGPRVIGFFGTRNMGFMHQELIEILSYALVITKNHIFTSGASGTNAAVIRGALRAEKPELLTVILPQSLKKQPPESQELLSKVKHVIEKPYNDHLPLIEASRLCNMDIISQVQQVICFAFHDSRLLMETCQEAKNMRKIVTLFYLD; from the exons ATGACAACGCCATCATTGAGACCTCCGCATTTTGAATCATTCAAACTCCCTCACTTCACCACCACAGCAATTCCCATTGCAGCTGCTGCTACTAGTTTCACCCGATTCGTTTCTCTCTCCTCCCCTTCGCTTGGCCATGGGAGATTTGCCCCTTCCTGCTACTGTTCTTTGCCAAGAAAAAAG TTGCTTTTTGGACATGACGGGGTACAGCAAAGCATAGGGGAATATGTAGAAGAAGACAAGAATGAGATCCAGGTGCTAGGTTCAGATGAAGAAGTCTCGACTCAGATTCCAACTCAAGCCCAGTCTATTGTTGAAGGTTCTGGAGCTGTTATGGTGTCTGAGTATAGACCTGCCCCTGATGTAGACTATCTGCAG GAATTACTAGCAATTCAACAACAAGGCCCCAGAGTAATTGGTTTCTTTGGCACACGAAACATGGGGTTTATGCACCAAGAACTCATTGAGATTCTCAGCTATGCACTGGTCATAACT AAAAACCATATCTTCACTTCAGGAGCTTCGGGGACTAATGCTGCTGTTATCAGAGGAGCTCTTCGAGCTGAAAAACCAGAGCTGCTAACTGTGATACTTCCGCAAAGTTTAAAAAAGCAGCCTCCAGAGAGTCAGGAGCTACTTTCCAAA GTAAAACATGTGATAGAGAAGCCTTACAACGATCATCTTCCATTGATAGAGGCTAGCAG GTTGTGTAACATGGACATCATATCTCAAGTGCAGCAGGTCATCTGTTTCGCCTTTCACGACAGTAGGTTGCTCATGGAGACGTGTCAAGAGGCGAAGAACATGCGGAAGATTGTTACTCTGTTCTATCTGGATTGA